In Levilactobacillus brevis, a single genomic region encodes these proteins:
- the rbsK gene encoding ribokinase has product MANKVTVLGSLNVDTTLRVPRMPLPGETLSTENKSSAAGGKGANQAVAAARAGADTRFIGKVGNDDAGRFMVESLQEDKIDTSAIVTDKTVGTGSAFILLDEEGQNSILVYGGSNQQIKEDEVIAVEDDIAKADFLITQFETPQAAALAAFKVAKKHGVTTILNPAPAAKIDPELLKVTDLVVPNETESADLTGIEVTDRASMDANAAKFREMGVKNLIITVGSKGAYYATEKESGFVPAFKVKAVDTTAAGDTFIGALSSQLKGDLSNIESALTFAQRASSLTVQGLGAMPSIPTYDDVIAASQK; this is encoded by the coding sequence ATGGCAAACAAAGTAACTGTTCTTGGAAGTCTCAACGTGGATACAACCTTACGGGTTCCTCGGATGCCTCTACCGGGCGAAACGCTGTCAACTGAAAACAAGAGTAGTGCCGCTGGTGGGAAGGGTGCGAACCAGGCCGTTGCTGCTGCGCGTGCCGGTGCGGACACCCGGTTCATCGGGAAAGTCGGCAATGACGACGCTGGTCGTTTCATGGTCGAATCCCTACAAGAAGACAAGATTGACACGAGCGCCATCGTGACCGATAAGACGGTTGGGACGGGTTCTGCCTTCATTCTTTTGGATGAAGAGGGTCAAAACAGTATCTTGGTTTATGGGGGATCGAACCAACAAATCAAGGAAGACGAAGTCATTGCGGTCGAAGACGATATTGCCAAGGCTGACTTTTTAATTACCCAGTTTGAAACGCCCCAAGCCGCTGCTTTGGCTGCCTTCAAGGTTGCTAAGAAGCACGGGGTAACCACGATCTTGAACCCAGCACCAGCTGCTAAGATCGATCCAGAGCTCTTGAAAGTGACGGATCTGGTGGTCCCTAACGAGACTGAAAGTGCCGATTTGACTGGAATCGAAGTGACCGACCGGGCTTCCATGGATGCCAACGCGGCCAAGTTCCGCGAAATGGGCGTCAAGAACCTGATCATCACTGTCGGGAGTAAGGGTGCTTACTACGCCACGGAAAAGGAATCTGGCTTCGTGCCAGCCTTCAAGGTTAAGGCCGTCGACACGACCGCTGCTGGGGATACCTTCATTGGGGCCTTGAGCTCACAATTGAAGGGCGACCTGAGCAACATCGAATCTGCCTTAACCTTCGCGCAACGGGCAAGTTCCCTGACAGTTCAAGGTTTAGGGGCCATGCCATCGATTCCAACGTACGATGACGTCATCGCCGCTAGCCAAAAATAG
- a CDS encoding LacI family transcriptional regulator — MTRKVTIRDLAEAAGVSVTTVSQILNGKGERFSIDTRTRVHQLQEEMGYVPDFNARNLIMRSAQTIGVIVPNLGNPFFSMFIKGVQSTSRERHFIPLIFGANYDEDLEGYYLQELIKRAVDGLIISSSSITVEAIDNILKKNGIPYLLIDQNGGPSLDSVRINDQRGGKLAAEHLLSLGHRQIAVIMPADPTDNLVVRLEGFKHHLAQVGVTLPDEAFIISPMTKLGGYQATEAVIAQAPTAVFAVNDEMALGLIRGLHERGIRVPEDISVLGYDDIDLDDYVVPKLSTVHQPVVTMGEQATTLLINRIQKRQLAPQTVELPVELRQRESTAAIRK; from the coding sequence ATGACACGGAAAGTAACGATTCGGGACCTGGCAGAGGCCGCCGGGGTTTCAGTCACCACGGTTTCGCAGATTTTAAATGGGAAGGGCGAGCGGTTTAGCATTGATACGCGGACCCGCGTGCATCAGCTCCAAGAAGAGATGGGCTACGTCCCCGACTTTAACGCGCGGAATCTGATTATGCGTTCGGCCCAGACGATTGGCGTGATTGTTCCCAACCTGGGCAACCCGTTTTTCAGTATGTTTATTAAAGGTGTGCAGTCGACCAGTCGTGAGCGGCACTTTATTCCGTTGATCTTTGGGGCGAATTACGACGAAGATCTGGAGGGTTACTATCTGCAGGAGCTAATCAAGCGGGCGGTAGACGGTTTAATCATTTCCAGTTCTTCGATTACCGTCGAGGCTATTGATAATATTTTGAAAAAGAATGGCATTCCGTATCTGTTGATCGACCAAAACGGTGGTCCGAGTCTGGACAGCGTGCGCATCAACGACCAGCGAGGCGGCAAGCTGGCGGCAGAACATCTCTTATCGCTGGGTCACCGGCAGATTGCCGTTATCATGCCGGCCGATCCCACGGATAACCTGGTGGTTCGGCTGGAAGGATTCAAACACCATCTGGCGCAGGTGGGCGTGACGCTTCCCGATGAAGCCTTTATCATTTCGCCGATGACCAAGCTGGGGGGCTATCAGGCGACCGAAGCCGTGATCGCGCAGGCGCCAACAGCCGTCTTCGCCGTCAACGATGAGATGGCGCTGGGGCTCATTCGTGGTCTTCACGAGCGGGGCATTCGGGTGCCGGAAGACATCTCGGTGCTGGGTTACGATGATATTGACCTCGATGACTACGTGGTGCCCAAGCTCAGCACGGTTCATCAGCCGGTGGTGACCATGGGCGAGCAGGCGACAACGCTTTTGATTAATCGTATTCAAAAGCGTCAGTTGGCGCCGCAAACGGTGGAATTGCCGGTTGAACTGCGACAACGGGAGAGTACCGCCGCGATTCGTAAATAA
- a CDS encoding aldo/keto reductase produces the protein MYLADEHRYEKIPVRRAGNTGFQLPAISFGMWHKYGEHANYGDTRDIILKAFDAGIFSFDLAANYGPGSYEAERLFGEVLERELKPYRDELVISSKAGFHMWPGPYGQMSSRKALMASLDRSLKCMGLDYVDIFYSHRYDAETSPEETAVALDDMVRQGKTLYVGISNYTAPQAEAMIKIFRDLHTPFVVDQVSYNMLNQTANDDGLFDMLKKNNAGAIAYGPLCEGLLTDKYLDGIPEDVDIHWSSEFILDAGRDKMLKKLQGLNKIAHSRGQKLSHMALAWLLHNPVITSVITGASKPEHLYENVKAVQNLEFDDEELQAIDKILKA, from the coding sequence ATGTATTTAGCAGATGAACATCGTTATGAAAAAATTCCAGTGCGGCGTGCCGGAAATACTGGTTTTCAACTACCAGCAATTTCTTTTGGAATGTGGCATAAATATGGGGAACACGCCAACTACGGCGATACCCGGGACATTATTTTAAAGGCATTTGATGCCGGGATCTTTAGCTTTGACTTGGCCGCCAACTACGGTCCAGGGTCCTACGAAGCGGAACGTCTTTTTGGTGAGGTCTTAGAGCGTGAATTAAAGCCTTATCGTGATGAACTGGTCATCAGTAGTAAGGCGGGTTTCCACATGTGGCCTGGTCCTTACGGTCAAATGAGCTCACGTAAGGCGCTGATGGCTTCATTGGATCGTTCATTGAAGTGCATGGGCCTGGACTACGTGGACATTTTCTATAGCCACCGTTACGATGCCGAGACGTCACCGGAGGAAACGGCCGTGGCGTTAGACGACATGGTGCGGCAAGGCAAGACGCTCTACGTGGGAATCTCGAACTACACGGCCCCTCAAGCCGAAGCGATGATTAAGATCTTCAGAGACCTGCATACGCCATTCGTTGTGGACCAAGTGTCCTACAACATGTTGAATCAAACGGCCAATGATGACGGTCTGTTCGACATGTTAAAGAAGAACAATGCCGGCGCCATCGCTTACGGACCACTGTGCGAAGGCCTGTTGACCGACAAGTACCTGGATGGCATTCCGGAAGACGTCGATATTCACTGGTCCAGTGAATTTATCTTGGACGCCGGTCGTGACAAGATGTTGAAGAAGTTGCAGGGCCTGAATAAGATTGCCCACAGCCGCGGTCAAAAGTTATCACACATGGCCTTAGCTTGGTTGTTACACAACCCAGTGATTACCAGTGTGATTACCGGCGCTTCCAAACCAGAACATTTATATGAAAACGTCAAAGCCGTCCAAAACTTGGAATTTGACGATGAAGAATTACAAGCCATCGATAAGATTTTGAAGGCTTAG
- the murQ gene encoding N-acetylmuramic acid 6-phosphate etherase, whose amino-acid sequence MQFEDLLTEQRNHRSTHIDRESTLEMVGTINREDHRVARAVQKQLPQIAAAIDAAYPKFDQGGRLIYVGAGTSGRLGVIDATELQPTYGLTEQQTFGLIAGGNEALTHTLPSVEDSPELAQDDLAAVQLTENDVVVASAASGQTPYTVAALKFAQEQGATGIGFSCIEDSPLAQLADYPITPVVGPEVITGATLLKAGTAEKMVLNMLSTGIMVKSGKVYQNLMINVVPTNGKTFERAKKIIAEATQTSTLAAERALDRAGNNVPLAIVLIETKGTIAEAKKLLNATGGHVSQAVKLSDDVQHV is encoded by the coding sequence ATGCAATTTGAAGACTTACTTACAGAACAAAGAAATCACCGGTCAACGCACATTGACCGCGAATCCACGTTGGAAATGGTCGGGACGATTAACCGCGAGGACCACCGGGTAGCCCGCGCCGTCCAGAAGCAGTTGCCCCAGATTGCGGCGGCCATTGATGCGGCCTACCCGAAGTTCGATCAGGGTGGGCGCTTGATTTACGTCGGGGCCGGGACTTCCGGCCGGTTAGGCGTGATTGATGCCACCGAACTCCAGCCAACCTATGGGCTGACCGAACAGCAGACATTTGGGCTGATTGCCGGGGGCAACGAGGCCTTGACACACACGCTACCGTCCGTGGAGGACTCCCCCGAGCTGGCGCAGGACGATTTAGCCGCGGTACAGTTGACGGAAAATGATGTGGTGGTGGCCAGTGCCGCTTCCGGTCAGACGCCTTACACGGTGGCCGCACTGAAGTTTGCCCAAGAACAGGGCGCCACGGGTATTGGGTTCTCCTGTATCGAGGACAGTCCGTTGGCGCAGTTAGCCGATTACCCAATTACGCCGGTCGTGGGGCCCGAAGTGATTACCGGCGCCACACTCCTAAAGGCCGGAACCGCCGAGAAGATGGTGCTGAACATGTTGTCAACGGGCATCATGGTCAAGTCTGGTAAGGTTTACCAGAACCTGATGATTAACGTGGTTCCGACCAACGGCAAGACCTTTGAACGGGCCAAGAAGATTATTGCGGAAGCCACTCAGACCTCAACGTTGGCGGCGGAACGCGCGCTCGATCGGGCCGGCAACAACGTCCCACTAGCCATCGTGTTGATTGAGACCAAGGGGACCATTGCGGAGGCCAAAAAGTTGTTGAATGCCACGGGTGGTCACGTTTCTCAAGCCGTTAAGCTTAGTGATGACGTACAGCACGTTTAA
- a CDS encoding peptide ABC transporter substrate-binding protein: MRGKHFGTLLGIAALVVGGLAACGKSTTSSNSGKLASDQEVKLSTKSEVTTLDVSKAADSTSLTQLYHTQEGLYRLGKNEKLINAMATKTTVSNGGKTYVFNLRHDNRWNDGKTVTAKDYVYSWQRTVNPKTAAEYAYLMAGIKNYSQVQNGKLAPSQLGVKAVGKYKLEVTLSKPVAYFKLLLAFPTFFPQEQSVVDKYGKSYGHSSEKTAYDGPFVMTKWQGTDQNWQLVKNTKFWDKKKITLKKLNFQVVADPSTGLNLYQQKKLDATTLDGTQVANLKNNKGMKTFVGGSTYYMQMNQKRIKALRNLKVRQALSMAIDKQQLAKSVLRDGSKAPLGFVSQNLTQNPKTKADFAKDAYVKSGVTYDLKQAKQLMKAGLKASGAKELNLTLMADDTSVTKTVAQDIQANLQKLPNVKVTINTLPYKTRLSRSNSGNFDLVLSNWGADFADPINFLSLMSTGNTNNNGGFSDAKYDDYLKRSENQDANKPTARYNDLVNAEKRLMTQQGVIPLYQPATVEMWNSKVTGYVWNPAGMSRGYQWMRVEQ; the protein is encoded by the coding sequence TTGAGAGGAAAACATTTTGGCACCTTGCTGGGGATTGCGGCGTTGGTCGTGGGCGGTTTGGCCGCTTGCGGGAAGTCAACGACGTCCAGCAATTCAGGTAAGTTAGCGTCGGACCAAGAGGTTAAGCTGTCGACGAAGTCCGAGGTCACGACCTTGGACGTGTCGAAGGCGGCGGATTCAACCAGTCTGACGCAGCTCTACCACACGCAAGAAGGATTGTATCGTTTAGGTAAAAATGAGAAGCTGATCAACGCCATGGCGACCAAGACCACGGTCAGCAATGGCGGGAAGACCTACGTCTTTAATCTCCGGCACGACAATCGTTGGAACGATGGTAAGACGGTCACGGCCAAGGATTACGTTTACTCTTGGCAGCGGACGGTTAATCCCAAGACGGCAGCCGAGTATGCCTATTTGATGGCGGGAATCAAGAACTACAGTCAAGTGCAAAATGGTAAGTTGGCGCCTAGCCAATTAGGCGTTAAGGCCGTGGGCAAATACAAGCTGGAGGTCACGTTGAGCAAGCCAGTCGCTTACTTCAAGCTGCTGCTAGCCTTCCCAACTTTCTTCCCGCAGGAACAGAGCGTTGTCGATAAGTACGGGAAGAGTTACGGCCATTCCAGTGAGAAGACGGCCTACGATGGTCCCTTCGTCATGACCAAATGGCAAGGAACCGATCAGAACTGGCAATTGGTCAAGAACACCAAGTTCTGGGATAAAAAGAAGATTACGCTGAAGAAGCTGAACTTCCAAGTCGTCGCCGACCCATCAACGGGCTTGAACCTCTATCAACAAAAGAAATTGGACGCCACAACGCTGGACGGGACACAGGTTGCCAACCTGAAGAACAACAAGGGCATGAAGACCTTTGTCGGCGGGTCCACCTACTACATGCAGATGAACCAAAAGCGGATCAAGGCACTACGGAACTTGAAGGTCCGGCAAGCCTTGTCCATGGCGATTGACAAGCAACAGTTGGCCAAGAGCGTCCTGCGGGATGGTTCAAAGGCACCACTGGGCTTCGTTTCCCAAAATCTGACGCAGAACCCGAAGACCAAGGCCGACTTTGCCAAGGACGCTTACGTCAAGAGTGGGGTGACCTATGACTTGAAGCAGGCCAAGCAACTGATGAAGGCCGGTTTAAAGGCTAGTGGCGCCAAGGAGCTGAACCTGACGTTAATGGCCGATGATACCAGTGTGACCAAGACGGTGGCGCAGGATATCCAAGCCAACCTGCAAAAGTTACCCAACGTGAAGGTGACGATTAACACCTTGCCTTACAAGACACGGTTGAGTCGCTCAAACAGTGGAAACTTTGACCTGGTTCTGTCGAACTGGGGTGCGGACTTTGCCGATCCGATCAACTTCTTGTCGTTGATGAGCACCGGCAACACCAACAACAATGGTGGCTTCTCCGACGCGAAGTACGACGACTACTTGAAGCGTTCTGAGAATCAGGATGCCAACAAGCCAACGGCCCGGTACAATGACCTGGTTAACGCCGAAAAACGGTTGATGACGCAGCAGGGGGTTATCCCGCTGTATCAACCCGCAACGGTTGAAATGTGGAATTCCAAGGTCACGGGATATGTCTGGAACCCAGCCGGCATGAGTCGCGGGTACCAGTGGATGCGTGTTGAACAGTAA
- a CDS encoding ribose-phosphate diphosphokinase, producing the protein MAEHVEAGRMKVFALNSNRPLAEKIAQAAGVELGKATIKHFSDGEIQISIDESIRGDQLFIIQSVSDPVNTNLMELLIMVDAARRASADKINVVIPYYGYSRADRKARSREPITAKLIASLLQMDGVSRVIALDLHAAQLQGFFDIPVDHLQSDRLLASYFVDNPEMTDDNFVVVAPDHAGVSRARRLAELLGAPIAIIDNRDDTENTAHPDAVIGNVQGKRAILVDDIIDTALRITVSARALKAAGAADVYACATHAVLSGQATARIEDSPLEKVVFTDSIQLPDEKKSDKFVVLSVGELFGKAMDLIYHQEPVDSLFHKALKQHKQ; encoded by the coding sequence ATGGCAGAACATGTCGAAGCTGGCAGAATGAAAGTTTTTGCACTGAATTCCAACCGGCCACTTGCGGAAAAGATCGCACAGGCCGCTGGCGTTGAGCTGGGTAAGGCAACGATCAAGCACTTTAGTGACGGTGAAATTCAGATTAGTATCGATGAAAGTATTCGTGGTGACCAATTGTTCATCATCCAATCGGTCTCTGATCCGGTCAACACCAATCTGATGGAATTGTTAATTATGGTTGATGCGGCGCGGCGGGCAAGTGCCGATAAGATTAACGTGGTGATTCCGTACTACGGGTACTCACGGGCCGACCGCAAAGCCCGGTCGCGAGAACCCATTACGGCCAAGTTGATTGCCTCACTGTTACAAATGGATGGAGTGAGCCGGGTTATTGCATTAGACCTACATGCCGCCCAACTCCAAGGATTCTTCGACATTCCAGTGGATCATTTGCAAAGCGATCGGCTATTGGCCAGTTACTTTGTGGACAATCCCGAGATGACGGACGATAACTTCGTTGTTGTGGCGCCGGACCATGCTGGTGTGAGTCGGGCACGGCGGTTAGCCGAATTGCTCGGGGCGCCGATTGCCATCATTGATAACCGGGACGATACGGAGAACACCGCACATCCCGATGCCGTGATTGGAAATGTGCAGGGTAAACGCGCCATTCTGGTCGACGATATTATTGATACCGCCCTCCGGATTACCGTGTCTGCCAGAGCTTTGAAGGCCGCGGGGGCCGCAGATGTCTACGCCTGCGCCACCCACGCGGTGCTCTCTGGTCAAGCGACGGCGCGTATCGAGGACTCGCCGCTGGAAAAAGTGGTCTTCACCGATTCGATTCAGTTGCCAGACGAGAAAAAGAGTGATAAGTTTGTGGTACTGTCGGTTGGCGAATTGTTCGGTAAAGCGATGGATTTAATTTATCATCAAGAGCCCGTGGATTCCTTATTCCACAAGGCATTGAAGCAGCATAAGCAGTAA
- a CDS encoding ATP-dependent RecD-like DNA helicase, with the protein MASESLDLFAADHDDQADYVVGTVSAVFFASQDSFYKVMLIKVSETSLDWHEDEIVVTGNFADVKDDVTYRFTGKKVEHPKYGVQFQADNYQNETPTSRSGVIAYLSGDDFPGLGKKTATKIVDQLGTNAIEKILDDSSVLTPLGLSAKVVATLVSQLQTNNGMEQIIIGLNGYGFGSTLAAAIYNRYEAKTLDVIHDNPYQLAEDITGVSFKRADQIATQLGYAADRPERLQAGLLQTLTDLSVANGDTYTTAKPLLANTLSLLENARNVRLNPQDIADQLLELAKQQKVVGDDQRIYLKSLYDAEWQIAEHLQRLLQGGDDEPKFSDEAIAKQVRIVEKQADIVYDASQTSALTAAVKAKVLLLTGGPGTGKTTIIRGLVNLYARLHEVSLDINEYKDKPFPVLLAAPTGRAAKRMSESTGLPASTIHRLLGLTGREEDLDAAATKDLEGGLLIIDETSMVDVYLMKTLLRAVPVGMQVILVGDKDQLPSVGPGQVFHDLLASDQLQKIQLDTIYRQGDGSSIIPLAHAIKNGQLPPNFTQNQADRSFIPCHANQVESVIDQIVAKAHAKGFTANDIQVLAPMYRGSAGIDRLNVVLQDILNPRKSERTKEVEFRNQKFRIGDKVLHLVNSPENNVFNGDIGTITGIDLSAKDKKLKADQLTIAFEQTEVTYSRNDWNRLTLAYCMSIHKSQGSEFKMVILPMVGQYNRMLQRNLLYTAVTRAADMLILLGEPNAFATCVTNLSVNRRTTLTMRIQGVLAPDATPTPEAPAASEAQPSKDEKTVAPTGETPQAPSTSAPTPTEPASYRLTPELVLGRQIDPMIGMQGITPAQFMATN; encoded by the coding sequence ATGGCATCCGAATCACTGGATTTATTCGCGGCGGACCACGATGATCAGGCCGATTACGTGGTTGGCACCGTCAGTGCGGTCTTCTTCGCGAGTCAGGATAGTTTTTACAAGGTCATGTTAATCAAAGTGTCCGAGACCAGCTTGGACTGGCACGAAGACGAGATTGTTGTGACCGGGAATTTCGCCGACGTTAAGGATGATGTGACCTACCGGTTTACCGGCAAGAAGGTTGAACATCCCAAGTACGGCGTGCAATTTCAGGCGGATAATTACCAAAATGAAACGCCCACTTCCCGTAGTGGGGTCATTGCCTATTTGAGTGGTGATGACTTCCCGGGATTGGGCAAGAAGACGGCGACTAAGATTGTCGATCAGCTGGGCACTAATGCGATTGAGAAGATTCTGGACGATAGCTCTGTCTTGACGCCGCTCGGGTTATCCGCCAAGGTGGTCGCCACGCTGGTCAGCCAGTTGCAGACCAACAACGGGATGGAACAGATCATCATCGGCTTAAACGGTTACGGTTTCGGGAGTACGCTCGCGGCGGCCATTTACAACCGTTACGAGGCCAAGACACTCGACGTGATTCACGACAATCCCTATCAACTTGCCGAGGACATCACCGGGGTCAGCTTCAAGCGGGCCGATCAGATTGCCACCCAGCTGGGGTACGCTGCGGACCGTCCCGAACGGTTGCAAGCAGGGCTACTCCAGACGCTGACGGATCTGTCGGTGGCTAACGGGGACACCTATACGACGGCCAAGCCACTGTTGGCCAATACGCTGAGTCTGTTGGAAAATGCGCGGAACGTGCGCTTGAATCCCCAAGACATTGCCGATCAGTTGCTGGAATTAGCCAAGCAACAAAAGGTAGTCGGAGATGATCAACGCATTTATCTAAAATCGTTGTACGATGCGGAATGGCAGATTGCCGAGCACCTACAGCGTTTACTGCAGGGCGGCGACGATGAACCAAAATTCAGTGATGAGGCGATTGCCAAGCAGGTACGGATCGTGGAGAAACAGGCGGATATCGTTTACGATGCGTCACAGACGAGCGCACTGACCGCGGCGGTGAAGGCTAAGGTGCTCTTACTCACTGGGGGACCGGGGACCGGGAAGACCACGATCATTCGGGGCCTGGTTAACCTGTATGCCCGGCTCCACGAGGTGTCACTCGACATTAATGAATATAAGGATAAACCGTTCCCCGTTCTACTGGCGGCACCGACTGGACGGGCGGCCAAGCGGATGAGCGAATCGACCGGCTTGCCGGCCAGCACCATTCATCGGTTGCTGGGCCTCACGGGTCGCGAGGAGGACTTAGATGCTGCGGCGACCAAGGACCTCGAAGGTGGCCTGTTGATTATTGATGAAACGTCGATGGTCGACGTCTATCTGATGAAGACTCTCCTGCGGGCCGTACCGGTAGGGATGCAGGTCATCCTGGTGGGTGATAAGGATCAGCTGCCTTCCGTCGGGCCGGGTCAGGTCTTTCACGACTTGCTAGCCAGCGATCAATTACAGAAGATTCAGTTGGATACCATTTACCGTCAGGGGGATGGCTCGTCCATTATTCCATTGGCCCACGCCATCAAGAACGGCCAGCTACCGCCGAACTTCACGCAGAATCAAGCCGACCGCTCGTTTATTCCCTGCCACGCTAATCAAGTGGAGAGTGTGATCGACCAGATTGTTGCCAAGGCTCACGCCAAGGGGTTCACGGCCAATGACATTCAGGTACTGGCACCGATGTATCGGGGGTCAGCGGGGATTGATCGCCTCAACGTGGTCCTACAGGATATTCTGAATCCACGGAAATCCGAGCGGACCAAGGAGGTCGAATTTCGCAATCAGAAGTTTCGAATTGGCGATAAGGTCTTGCACCTCGTTAATAGCCCGGAAAATAATGTCTTCAACGGCGACATTGGGACGATTACGGGGATTGATCTGAGTGCCAAGGACAAGAAGCTCAAGGCCGATCAACTGACGATTGCCTTTGAACAGACCGAAGTAACCTATTCGCGAAATGACTGGAATCGACTGACTCTGGCCTACTGCATGTCGATTCACAAGTCACAGGGGTCGGAATTTAAGATGGTCATTTTGCCGATGGTGGGGCAGTATAACCGTATGCTTCAGCGTAATCTGCTATATACGGCGGTGACCCGGGCCGCGGACATGCTGATTCTATTGGGTGAGCCGAATGCGTTTGCCACCTGCGTGACGAATCTGTCCGTTAACCGTCGGACGACGCTGACCATGCGGATTCAAGGTGTCTTGGCACCGGACGCAACGCCAACGCCCGAAGCCCCGGCAGCTTCCGAAGCGCAGCCGTCCAAAGATGAGAAAACGGTGGCGCCGACGGGGGAGACGCCGCAAGCGCCTTCAACGTCCGCCCCGACACCGACCGAACCGGCCAGTTACCGCTTAACACCGGAGTTGGTGCTCGGTCGGCAGATTGACCCGATGATTGGCATGCAAGGGATTACGCCCGCACAGTTCATGGCAACAAACTAA
- a CDS encoding tetratricopeptide repeat protein, with product MTEQQAGQGREQDKQRSEQMVHKLVQRIDSYPGDADTYYELATVLVDLNSFAQAEELLMKALGLFAAQPETVEKLHYGLGNVYYAAQDYPKAIAQFDQLGAQLKGAGYLMMAQSYMASGDHKRALVFGLTALGSQPQDVATLQVVAENLLALGNMTQAAQYYDQVLQLDAHNGRANFDRGLVAMVQGENYGPYFKAAKTLDPAYFEKGQKKLADIERFIQTQKGQTTDTKE from the coding sequence ATGACGGAACAACAAGCAGGGCAAGGTAGAGAACAGGACAAACAACGCTCTGAACAAATGGTCCACAAACTGGTGCAGCGCATTGACAGCTACCCTGGTGATGCGGACACCTACTATGAATTAGCGACGGTCCTCGTCGATCTCAATTCCTTTGCTCAGGCGGAGGAACTCTTGATGAAGGCACTGGGACTATTTGCCGCCCAACCGGAAACGGTGGAAAAGCTACACTATGGCTTGGGTAACGTCTACTACGCGGCCCAGGATTATCCGAAGGCCATCGCACAATTTGACCAGCTCGGTGCGCAGCTGAAGGGTGCTGGCTATCTGATGATGGCGCAGAGTTACATGGCGAGTGGTGATCACAAGCGCGCGCTGGTCTTTGGTTTGACGGCGCTGGGGAGCCAGCCCCAAGACGTTGCAACCTTGCAGGTGGTGGCCGAGAACCTTCTGGCGCTGGGCAACATGACGCAGGCCGCGCAGTACTACGACCAAGTCTTACAGTTGGATGCCCACAACGGCCGGGCCAATTTCGATCGCGGCCTGGTGGCCATGGTGCAGGGCGAGAATTACGGTCCGTATTTTAAAGCAGCTAAGACGTTAGACCCCGCGTATTTTGAAAAGGGTCAGAAGAAGTTGGCCGATATCGAACGGTTTATTCAGACCCAAAAGGGCCAAACCACGGACACCAAAGAATAG
- a CDS encoding histidine phosphatase family protein produces MKLYFVRHGKTQWNLEGRFQGAGGDSELLTESYQQMVQVGHFLRRTRFQHAYSSPIRRARVTAQHVIKELHQHVPLTLMSRLEEFHLGKLEGMAFDDVKQQFPAELDAFRNHPDQYETSRIGGETFQEVIDRMTPGIETIVAANPQPEANVLVVSHGAALNAEINALLGTPLPDLRKRGGIRNTSVTVLETTDGGQHFELRDWNDTSFLTAAATPTDTI; encoded by the coding sequence TTGAAATTATACTTTGTACGCCACGGGAAGACACAGTGGAATTTGGAGGGTCGTTTTCAGGGGGCAGGCGGCGACTCTGAGCTCTTAACCGAGAGTTACCAGCAAATGGTTCAGGTCGGCCATTTCTTACGCCGCACGCGCTTTCAGCATGCTTATTCGAGCCCGATTCGGCGGGCCCGGGTGACGGCGCAACACGTGATTAAGGAACTTCACCAGCACGTGCCCCTGACGTTGATGAGTCGGCTGGAGGAATTTCACCTGGGGAAGCTGGAAGGCATGGCCTTTGATGACGTGAAGCAGCAGTTTCCGGCCGAATTGGATGCCTTTCGTAACCATCCCGACCAGTACGAGACCAGTCGGATTGGCGGGGAGACCTTCCAAGAGGTTATTGACCGCATGACGCCGGGAATCGAGACCATTGTGGCGGCCAATCCTCAACCCGAAGCCAACGTGTTGGTGGTGAGTCATGGCGCCGCACTGAATGCCGAGATTAATGCTTTACTCGGCACGCCATTACCCGATCTGCGCAAACGCGGCGGGATTCGAAATACCAGTGTGACGGTGCTCGAGACCACAGACGGTGGCCAGCACTTTGAACTCCGCGATTGGAACGATACGAGCTTCTTAACGGCGGCAGCCACGCCGACCGATACGATTTAG